One genomic region from Anabaena sp. PCC 7108 encodes:
- a CDS encoding long-chain acyl-[acyl-carrier-protein] reductase, whose translation MFGLIGHLTSLEHAQSVAQELGYPEYADQGLDFWCSAPPQIVDHITVTSITGQKIEGRYVESCFLPEMLANRRIKAATRKILNAMAHAQKHGIDITALGGFSSIIFENFNLEQFSQVRNVKLEFERFTTGNTHTAYIICRQVEEASKQLGIELSKATVAVCGATGDIGSAVTRWLDKKTDVQELLLIARNQERLQELQAELGRGKIMGLQEALPQADIVVWVASMPKGVEIDPTVLKQPCLLIDGGYPKNLGTKIQHPGVYVLNGGIVEHSLDIDWKIMKIVNMDVPARQLFACFAESMLLEFEKLYTNFSWGRNQITVDKMEQIGQVSIKHGFRPLLV comes from the coding sequence ATGTTTGGTCTAATTGGACATCTGACTAGTTTAGAACACGCTCAATCAGTCGCTCAAGAATTGGGATACCCAGAATATGCCGATCAAGGGCTAGATTTTTGGTGCAGCGCCCCGCCGCAAATTGTCGATCATATCACCGTCACCAGCATTACTGGTCAAAAAATCGAAGGGCGGTATGTAGAATCTTGTTTTTTGCCGGAAATGCTGGCAAATAGGCGGATTAAGGCAGCTACACGTAAAATACTCAATGCTATGGCTCATGCCCAAAAGCATGGGATTGATATCACAGCTTTAGGTGGATTTTCCTCAATTATTTTTGAGAACTTTAATTTAGAGCAGTTTAGCCAAGTCCGTAATGTCAAATTAGAGTTTGAACGCTTCACCACAGGCAATACACATACTGCCTACATTATCTGTCGCCAGGTAGAAGAAGCCTCCAAACAACTAGGAATAGAACTGTCGAAAGCAACTGTGGCCGTGTGTGGTGCGACTGGGGATATTGGTAGTGCAGTCACCCGCTGGCTAGATAAAAAAACAGATGTACAAGAACTACTCCTCATAGCGCGTAACCAAGAACGTCTCCAAGAACTACAAGCAGAACTGGGACGGGGTAAAATTATGGGTCTACAGGAAGCACTACCCCAAGCGGATATTGTAGTTTGGGTTGCTAGTATGCCCAAAGGTGTAGAAATTGACCCCACAGTTTTAAAACAACCCTGTTTACTGATTGATGGAGGCTATCCGAAAAACTTAGGGACAAAAATTCAGCATCCTGGTGTGTATGTGTTAAACGGTGGCATTGTCGAGCATTCCCTAGATATTGACTGGAAAATTATGAAAATTGTCAATATGGATGTACCAGCACGCCAGTTGTTTGCTTGTTTTGCGGAATCAATGCTGCTGGAATTTGAGAAGTTATACACAAACTTTTCTTGGGGTCGCAATCAGATTACCGTAGACAAAATGGAGCAAATTGGTCAAGTATCGATTAAACACGGTTTTAGACCATTATTAGTTTAG
- a CDS encoding aldehyde oxygenase (deformylating) has translation MQQLVEQIDFKTEKYKDAYSRINAIVIEGEQEAHDNYIQLAELLPESLDDLIRLSKMESRHKKGFEACGRNLQVTPDMQFAQEFFSGLHQNFQTAAAAGKVVTCLLIQALIIECFAIAAYNIYIPVADDFARKITEGVVKEEYSHLNFGEVWLKEHFAESKAELEAANRQNLPLVWKMLNKVADDASILGMEKEALVEDFMIQYGEALSNIGFTTRDIMRLSAYGLVPV, from the coding sequence ATGCAGCAGCTTGTTGAGCAAATTGATTTCAAAACCGAAAAATACAAAGATGCCTATAGCCGTATTAACGCGATTGTAATTGAAGGGGAACAAGAAGCCCATGATAATTACATTCAACTGGCTGAACTGCTACCGGAAAGCCTAGATGACCTGATTCGCTTATCGAAGATGGAAAGCCGCCACAAAAAGGGATTTGAGGCTTGTGGACGCAATTTGCAAGTGACACCAGATATGCAATTTGCTCAAGAGTTTTTCTCAGGACTACACCAAAATTTTCAAACCGCAGCAGCAGCAGGTAAAGTAGTTACTTGCTTACTGATTCAAGCTTTGATTATCGAATGTTTTGCGATCGCTGCATACAACATCTACATTCCCGTAGCTGATGATTTCGCCCGTAAAATCACAGAAGGTGTAGTTAAAGAAGAATACAGCCATCTCAACTTTGGTGAAGTTTGGCTGAAAGAACATTTTGCAGAATCCAAAGCTGAATTAGAAGCAGCAAATCGCCAAAACCTGCCCCTTGTCTGGAAAATGCTCAACAAAGTAGCAGATGATGCCAGCATCTTGGGAATGGAAAAAGAGGCGTTAGTAGAAGATTTCATGATTCAATACGGTGAAGCATTAAGTAATATTGGCTTCACGACTCGTGATATTATGCGTCTCTCAGCTTACGGACTTGTACCTGTTTAA
- a CDS encoding carbohydrate ABC transporter permease — MSKPNWNLKSGNFLSLIVLLLGALIVLLPLIVVFLTSFASTGTTPGVLGQNNWTLANYREAWERGKFLLAFANSTLVAIAVTAFQIITSALAGYALARLKFQGRQALLLVVLATLVIPFQLLVIPIFLVLKWGQMINTYWALILPSAVNGFGIFLLRQYFQTIPVELEEAAAIDGANRLQILWQIMLPLARPALVTLFLFTFIGEWNDLFKPLVFTTRPELRTVQLALAEFQEQFTNNWPLMMAAVTISTVPVMVLFLIGQRQFIRGIAATGIKN, encoded by the coding sequence ATGTCTAAACCAAACTGGAATCTGAAAAGTGGGAATTTTTTGAGCCTCATCGTTTTACTACTGGGAGCATTGATCGTTTTACTACCTTTAATTGTAGTCTTTCTCACTTCCTTTGCTTCTACAGGTACAACTCCAGGAGTTTTGGGACAAAATAATTGGACTTTAGCTAATTACCGCGAAGCTTGGGAACGAGGAAAGTTTTTACTAGCATTTGCTAATTCTACCTTGGTAGCGATCGCAGTTACTGCTTTTCAAATTATCACTTCTGCTTTGGCAGGTTACGCCCTCGCCCGGCTAAAATTTCAGGGTAGACAAGCGCTGCTGTTAGTGGTATTGGCCACCTTAGTGATTCCCTTTCAGTTATTGGTGATTCCCATCTTTTTAGTTTTGAAGTGGGGACAGATGATCAATACCTACTGGGCTTTGATTTTACCCTCTGCGGTAAACGGCTTTGGAATTTTTCTGTTACGTCAATATTTCCAGACAATTCCCGTAGAATTGGAAGAAGCAGCAGCCATTGATGGCGCGAACCGACTGCAAATTTTATGGCAGATCATGTTACCTTTAGCACGTCCAGCTTTAGTAACGCTGTTTTTGTTCACCTTTATCGGGGAATGGAACGATTTATTTAAGCCTTTAGTATTTACGACACGCCCGGAATTAAGAACAGTGCAGTTAGCATTGGCAGAATTTCAAGAGCAGTTTACCAATAATTGGCCGTTGATGATGGCTGCGGTGACAATTTCTACTGTACCTGTGATGGTGTTATTTCTGATTGGACAAAGGCAGTTTATTCGCGGTATTGCTGCGACGGGGATTAAGAATTAG
- a CDS encoding type II toxin-antitoxin system VapC family toxin — protein MGYLLDTCVVSDFVKGEESTLKKLKSISPADIFISSLTVMELKYGLAINPQRAVKIQPLIETFLDSITILTFGSKEAEQSAEIRSFLKISGSPIGAYDVLIAATAITHNHIVVTSNVREFQRVPNLQIENWRSVS, from the coding sequence ATGGGATATCTACTTGATACTTGCGTAGTTAGTGATTTTGTGAAGGGAGAAGAAAGCACCCTCAAGAAATTAAAATCTATCTCTCCTGCGGATATTTTCATTTCATCTTTAACAGTTATGGAATTGAAATATGGATTAGCAATTAATCCACAACGCGCCGTTAAAATCCAACCGCTAATTGAAACATTCTTAGATTCAATTACAATTTTAACTTTTGGATCGAAAGAAGCGGAGCAATCAGCCGAAATCAGAAGTTTTTTGAAAATATCAGGCTCGCCTATAGGTGCTTATGATGTACTTATCGCAGCAACAGCAATAACTCATAATCACATTGTCGTTACATCTAATGTGAGAGAATTTCAAAGAGTACCCAATTTGCAAATTGAGAATTGGCGTTCCGTTTCTTGA
- a CDS encoding transporter suffix domain-containing protein, whose protein sequence is MQKLGLVLIIVSFFPWLAIAVILPFLPISVAQKALLVPALLVLAEVLFWLGALLVGKEVVQRYRRYLNFRYLRILFKRWRRKNRKRW, encoded by the coding sequence ATGCAAAAGCTGGGTTTAGTTTTAATCATTGTCTCATTTTTTCCCTGGTTAGCAATTGCTGTAATTTTACCATTTCTACCTATTTCCGTAGCTCAAAAAGCCTTATTAGTACCAGCATTATTGGTTTTAGCTGAAGTTCTATTTTGGTTAGGTGCTTTGCTGGTAGGAAAAGAAGTGGTGCAAAGGTATCGCCGTTATTTGAATTTTCGTTATTTGCGGATATTGTTCAAAAGATGGAGGCGGAAAAATAGAAAAAGATGGTAA
- a CDS encoding 4a-hydroxytetrahydrobiopterin dehydratase — translation MTAHKLGETELQQALNSLPGWQIKEGKLYKEYKFNSFPTALGWMVTVGVHAETMGHHPEWFNVYNTVRVHLVTHDIGNAISNLDVELAKKMEEIYNS, via the coding sequence ATGACAGCACACAAACTTGGCGAAACCGAACTACAACAAGCTCTCAATAGTTTACCAGGATGGCAAATTAAAGAAGGCAAATTATACAAAGAATACAAATTTAACTCTTTCCCCACTGCTTTGGGTTGGATGGTAACGGTAGGTGTTCACGCAGAAACAATGGGACATCACCCGGAATGGTTTAATGTTTACAACACTGTTCGGGTGCATCTTGTTACCCACGACATCGGTAATGCTATCAGCAATTTAGATGTGGAACTGGCGAAAAAAATGGAGGAAATCTATAATTCGTAA